AAGAGCCGACACCATCGGTGGTGACCGGGTCCGACACGACGCTCGCGAGGCTCGTCGCGTCGGCGTCCGAATACGACGGAACGGCAGCGGATGCCTGATCCAGGCCGTCCGCGAGGGTCGACGTGCCGGAGGCGAGCTGCGTCACGCCCTCGGCGAGCGAGGTCGCTCCGAGCCCGGCCTGCGAGATGCCGTCGCTCAGCTGCGCCGCGCCGGAACCGAGCTGCCGCGCGCCGGAAGCCGACTGGTCGGTGCCGCCGGCGAGCTGATCCAATCCGGCCGCGAGCGACGTCGCGCTGCCGCCGATCGTGCGGAACTGCGATGCGAATTCTGCCGTCGCGGCCGTGTCGAACTGCGAGAGCGCGCCGGATGCGTATCCCGCCGAGGTCGCTGCGGCCCCTGCGCTCTGCGCGGCCGCTGCGGCATCGTCGGCCGCCTGGTCGATCGCGGGGCACAGCGTCTGGTCCGGCCCGGCGGCGCACTGCGCCGACAGGGCGCCCAGCGAGGCGGCGAGCGCGCCGGCCTGGGTGGCGGATGTGATCGTCTGGGCTGCGGCATCCGTCGAATATCCGCTCACGGCCGCCGGCACCACGCCGTTCGCCGCGAGCGTGTCAGCTCCGGCGTTCACCCCGGCGGCCAGCTGCGACGCGCCCGACGAGGCGCTGCGGATTCCGCCCGCGATCGTGTCCAGTCCGGTGCCCAGCTGTCCCGCCCCGTCCGCCAGCGACGTCGCGCCGGAGCCGAGCTGCGTGGAGCCGTCGGCGAGCGCGGTGGCACCCGCTGCCGCCTGGGTGGCTCCATCGGCGAGCTGGTGTGCGCCGGAGGCGGCTTCGCCGAGCTGGTCGCCGAGCGTGGTGAATCCGAGGAAGACGTTCTCCAGATACACCTGCGAGAGCTGCTGCCCGAGGATCGATGCGGCGGCCGAGGTCACCTGCGCGGTGATCGCGTCGTCGACCACCTTCGAGTCGGGGGGAGTGTTGACCTCGATGGTGGCCTGCTCGGGCGTTCCGCCCGGGGCGGTCGAGGTCGCCGCCGCCGAGAAGTTCGACGGGATCGTGACGACGGCCTGGTAGGTGCCGTCTGCGAGACCTGCGGCGGCGTCCTGCGTGTTCGAGATCGTCCAGTCGAGATTGCTCTCCACTTCGTCGGATCCCTCCACGAGCCCCGCCGTGAGCTGTCGCCCGAGGGGGACGACCTGACCGTCGAGGGTCACCGGCTCGTCGTCGTTCACGATCGCGGCGCTCATGCTGTCGAGGCGCTCGGCGGGGTTGTACAGCGCGGCGACGAGGATGCCGCCGATCAGCACCGGCAGCAGCACCACGCCGACGATCGTGAACCAGGTGACGGGGCGGCGCGAGCGGGCGCGTTCCAGGGGAAGAGTCATGCGGATACCTCGGTGGTGCGGGGTGTGTGGGAGGAAGGATCGGATCCGGCGGGTGCAAGCGCGCCGCGCACGCTGACATCGAGTACCGCGGTGCCGGGGAACCCGGCGTCGGACAGCAGGTCGCGAGCGGCCTCGGTCTGCGTCGCGGCGGTGAGCACGGCGAGGGCAGGAGTGGCGGATGCCGCGTCCCGCAGCACCGCCGCGGCCTGATCGCGCGTGGCGCCGACGACGGCGTCGAGACCGTCGACGACGAGGATGCGCGGTCTGCCGGCCGCAGCGCGGCGCAGGTCGCGGACCGGATCCGCCGAGCCGTCCAGCAGGGCCACCCCGACGTGCGAGCGCACCCATGCCTGCCGACCGGGGAGCAGGTGCCCCGCGACCCGCGCGCGCCCCTCGAGCGGCGCCCTGCCGGCGAGGGCGAGCAGGAGCGCGCGGGGTCCGCGGGCATCCCGCGCCGTGAGGACGAGTGCGCTACCGGGCTCGACGCGCAGAGCCACCTCGTCGACCAGTCGAAGATCGCCGGCGCTCACGCGCACGCCCTCGGTGACGACGGCTGCGGTCGTCTCCGGCTCCGGCCAGTCGGTCAGGGCGATCTCGCGCTCGACCGCCTCACCCTCGATGTCGAAGTGGGGGAGCACGCGCTGCAGCCATTTCGGCAGCCACCACGCCCTGTCGCCGAGCAGCGCCATCACGGCAGGCGTGAGCGTCATCCGCACGAGGAAGGCATCGATGACGATGCCGGCGGCAAGTCCCAGTGCGATCGGCTTGAGCGAGGCATCCCCTTCGGGAACGAACGCCGCGAACACCGCGAACATGATCAGCGCGGCGGCCGTGACGACGCGTGCCGACGAGGTGAATCCCGACCGTACGGCGCCGATGGCGGTTGCCCGCGCCTCCGCCTTGGATGCGCCGGCCTTCCTCGCGTGGACGTAGTCTTCCCGCATGCGGGAGACCAGGAAGACCTCGTAGTCCATCGCCAGGCCGAACAGCACGCCCATCAGCACGATCGGCATGAAGCTGATGATGGGTCCGGTGCGTGTGACATGGAGCGCGTCGGCCAGCCATCCCCATTCGAAGACGGCGGCAACGACGCCGAACGCGGCGGCGACGGAGAGCAGGTAGCCCAGCGCCGCCTTGATCGGCACGGCGATCGATCGGAAGACGATGGTCAGCAGGATCAGCGAGAGCCCGACCACGAAGATCCCGAAGGGCAGCAGCGCCGCCCCGAGCTGATCGGAGATGTCGATCGCGACCGCCGTGAAGCCGGTCACCTGGATGTCGATGCCGAACTCGTCGAGCCACCGGTCGTGCTGGTCGCGCAGCTCGCGGACGAGATCCGCCGTGGCGGGGTCATCGGGCGCCGTGGTGGGGATGAGCTGCACGATGCCGGTGTCGGCGGTCTGGTTCGGCGATGCCAGCGCGACCATCTCGACGCCGGGGAGCGTCTCCACATCGTCGGCCAGGTCGTTCATCAGGCCGACCGGGTCGGTCGAGGTGACGATGGTGCCGGTCAGGATGATCGGGCCGTTGTAGCCGGGGCCGAACTCCTCGGCGACCAGGTCGTAGCTCTGGCGCGCCTCGTTCTCCTCGGGCAGCATCCCGGCATTCGGGAGTGCCAGGGCGAGGCTGGCGGCAGGGATGGCCATGATCCCGAGCGTGAGCACCACCGTCACGGTGGTGATGACCGGATGCCGCGCGACCAGGCCCACCCACCGCGAAGCAAATCCGGGGCGAGGGGATCGATCCTTCTTCGCGGGCCGGACGCGCTTGGGCCGACCGGCGACGCGGCCTTTCACGAATCCGAGCATGGCCGGGGTCAGCGTCACGGCAACGAGCACAGCGATGGCGACCGCCACGGCGGCGGCGATACCCATCGTGGTCAGGAACGGGATGCCCGCGAAGGACAGGCCGACCAGGGCGATGAGGACGGTGACGCCTGCGAACACGACCGCGGAGCCGGCGGTGCCGGTGGCGCGCGCCGCGGATTCCTCGACGTCCATTCCGCCGCGTACCTGATCCTGATGTCGCGCGGCGATGAACAGCGCGTAGTCGATGCCGACCGCCAATCCGAGCATCAGGGCGAGCAGGGGGGTCGTGGAGGAGATGCTCGCGAATGCTGTGGACAGGAAGATCAGCGAGATCGACAGCCCCACCCCGAGGATGGCGGTCAAGAGCGGGAGCCCCGCAACGACGAACGACCGGAAGGTCACGATGAGCACGAGGAGGGCGATGATGAGCCCGACGGCTTCGGTGAGGGTGACGCCCGGAACGGACAGGGCGAACAGGTCACCGCCCAGCGACACCTGCGAGCCGGCGGGCAGTTCGTCACGGAGGTCGGTGGCGACTTCCTGCAGGGCGGTCTTGGTGCCCGGCGGGACGTCCGTGGCCTGTCCGTCGAACTGCATCCGCACGATCGCGGCATCGCCGTCGTCGGAGACCTGCCCGCGGACCATCTCATCGAACGGATCCGTGACCGCCAGGATCCCGTCGAGGTCTTCGAACTGCGCGATCGTGTCCTGGATGTCCGACAGGTACGGGTCCTGGTCGATCGCGGCGCCGTCGGCGGAGACGATGATCATCTGCGCGCTGGTCCCGCTGGCCTGCGGGAACGTGCGGTTCAGCTGCTCGATGCCGGCCTGCGACTCGGTGCCGGGGATCGAGAACGTGTTGTCCGTACCCTGCCCGAGGGTCAGCGCGCCGCCGCCGGCGATGCCCAGGAGCAGAAGCCAGGCCATAAGGACGCGCCAGGGGTGCCGATACGACCAGCGACCGAGCGCGTAGAGAAGGGTGGACACAGCGCCTCCGGGATCGGATCAGAGTGAATGGATACAGCGCTGTATCGAATACATCACTGCATCGTAAGGCGGGGCCGCGTCCCGAAACTGAAGAAGCCGTGTGAAGATGGCAGGCGGAGGAGGATGCATGACCGATGTGCTGGGTGCGACCACGCGACGCCGCGAAGCCACCCGTCAGAAGCTTCTCGATGCCGCGGCGCAGCTGTTCGCCGAAGAGGGTCTGGACGCGGCATCCGTCGAAGCGATCTGCGAACGCGCCGGCTTCACGCGCGGCGCGTTCTACTCGAACTTCGAGACCAAGGACGAGCTGTTCCTCGAGCTGTGCGGGCGGGTCGCGCGCGCACGCGTCGCCGCGGTGCGTGGGCGGGTCGCCGCGCTCGAGGGTGACGCGCAGTTCCCGCCGCTGACGGCCGATCCGCTCGCGATCGTGCGGCAGATCCTCGAAGTCACGGCGGATGACCGTCTCGGGATCCTCCTGATGAGCGAGATCCGCATCAATGCGCTGCGCAATCCGCAACTCGGCGCGGCCTACCTCGCGCAGGACGCGGAGTTGAGCGAGGGTGTCACGCAGATCGTGACGGATGTCGCGCAGGCCGCGGGCCTGAAGTTCCGCATCCCACCCGCAGAAGCCGCGCGTCTCATGCTGACGGTGTGGGAGAGCGAAGCCACGCGAGGCGTGATGTCCGGCGCCGAGGATGCGGAACTGTCTCGGCGCACCAGCGAAGGTCTGGCGCGGGTCGCGCAGCTGATCATCGAGCCGCCGCTGGCCTGATCGGGTCGCTCTGGGCGCCGCCTGCACACTGTCGCGGATTGCGCCAGCCCCCCTCGCCGGAAGGTGCAGAGGAGTTGGCTGAGCGGACGGTCGGCGACGGAAGCGATATGCGCTCCGTTCGCCTCGAGAGGGAGCGATCTGATGGACAGGATTCACTACGCGGGCCACTCCGTGCTGACCGGCACGGCGATCGCCGAGGCGCTGCTGGATTACGCGCAGGCGCTCGCGGAGGCGGGCGGATCCTCCACCGTCCAGCTTCCGATCCTCAACGAGGACGGATCGCGTGGCCGGTCGGAGGTGCTGGTCGGTCCGTCCAGTCAGCTCATCTCCGACGCGGAGGAATCCGAGCACGAGGAGCTCACGGACGTCGGTCTGGTCAGCAGACTGCGCACCGAGGCCGAGGGACTCCGTGCCCACGGGAAGCCGTCGACACCGCTGGAGATCGCCGCATCACCCGACGCGTCCGGCTCGTCGGCCGACTTCGATCTCTGAGCGCTCGCGCGGATCGGCGAGGAGGGCGTGGCAGCGTCCGATGCGGGCTCGCCACCATTCCAGGCGTTCATCGGATGCCGCGTGCTCAGCGAGGAGCGCCGTGACCGGGGTGACGCGTCCGACCGGCAACCTGCCATCGATCGGTGCCAGCGCGGGTGAGATCACGTCCGCAGTGAGCAGTGCGGCCGTCCCGAGACCGCAGTCGTAGTCCAGTTCGGGGAGGGCCGCGGCCAGCGAAAGGCCCATCGACAGTCCGACCGAGCTGTCCAGAGCGCTGGAGACGACCGCGGGAAGCCCCGCCGCGGCGACGATCTCGAGTGCGCGATGCGTGCCGCCGAGCGGCTGGGCTTTGATCACGAGCAGGTCGGCCGCGCCCGCACGAGCGACGGCGAGCGGGTCGGACGCTTTGCGCACGCTCTCATCGGCGGCGATCGGGATCCCCATGTACTTCACGCGCGCACGCAGCTCGGCGAGTTCCTCGACGCTCGCGCACGGCTGCTCGACGTATTCGAGATCGAACTCCGCCAGCGCGTGGATCGCATGCTCGGCCTCGTCGACGTTCCAGCCGCCGTTGGCGTCGATGCGGATCCGCCCTTCGACGCCCATGGCTTCTCGTACGGCCCGGACGCGGGCGACATCCTCGGCCAGGACCTGCCCGAGCTCGGCCACCTTGACCTTCGCGGTGCGGCACCCGTCGAATCGGGCGAGGATGCCGGCGACGGCAGAGGGCCGGACCGCCGGCACCGTCGCGTTGACGGGGATCGAGTCCCGCAGCGCCTCGGGCTGCGGCATCCATCCGAAATCGATCGCGGCTGCCAGCCACGGCGCTGCCTCGGCGTCGTCGTACTCGAGGAACGGCGAGAACTCCGTCCAGCCCTCCGGGCCGGACAGGAGCGCCGCTTCGCGAACGTCGATCCCGCGGAAGCGGGCCGCGAGCGGCAGCCTCACCACGACGAGTCGATCGAGCAGGTCGGCGAGCGGAGGAAGGGATGCTGCGGCGTCGGTGCTCACGCTCCCATCATGCCCGCCACGACGTCGCTGTGCGGCCCTTTGGTTGGCCATCAATGCGTCGTTGACTATAGTGTGCGATACACAGTACAGTGTGAAGCATGAGCGAGACCGAAGCACTCGAGACCCACCTGCAGGAGTTGCGGCGCGGCACCGTCGTGCTCGCCTGTCTGCGGATGCTCGCCGAGCCGGGATACGGCTACGGACTCCTCGAAGAGCTCCAGGCGCGCGGGTTCGACACCGACGCCAACACGCTGTACCCCCTGCTCCGGCGTCTCGAGAAGCAGGGACACCTCACGAGCGAGTGGAACACCGACGAGGCCAGACCCCGCAAGTTCTACCGCACCAGCGCCGCCGGACTGCGCCTGGCCGGTGCCCTCACCACCGAATTCCGAGCGCTCGCGAACGCGATCGACGCACTCCCGAAAGACTGACCATGACCACCGCAACCCTCACCGAGCGTTACATCCACGCCGCTACCCGCAGCGTGCCGGAGAAGAGCCGCGCCGACCTGCGCGCCGAGCTCGAGGCATCCATCGACGATGCCATCGACGCACGCATGGCATCCGGCGACGGCAGGGCGGATGCCGAGCGGGCCGTCCTCACCGAGATGGGCGATCCCGACCGGCTGGCCGCCGACTACTCGGATCGGCCGGCCTTCCTGATCGGTCCGCGCTACTACTTCGAGTGGCTTCGGCTCGTGAAGCTGCTGTTCGTGATCGTCCTGCCCCTCGCGGTCGCAGGCGTCGCACTCGGACAGCTGATCGCCGGCTCGACGAGCGGCGGCATCGTGGTCGGCGGGGTCATCGGATCGACGGTGGTGGCGGCGATGACGATCGCCCTGCACCTGGCGTTCTGGCCCACCCTGATCTTCGCGATCCTCGAGCGCAGCGATCGCTCCGCGTCGCCGGCATCTCGGGCGAGCGCCCCTTGGACGCAGTGGTCGCTCGATCGCCTGCCGGAGATCCGTCCGAAGGGCATCGGCACCGCCGACCTGGTCGCCTCGCTCGTGTACGTCGCCCTCATGATCGGCGCACTGCTGTGGGATCAGTTCGTCGGATTCGTCTTCATCGACGGCGACGGGGTGCCGATCCTCGATCCCGCGCTGTGGTCGTTCTGGCTGCCCGTGCTGCTCGTCGCGCTCCTCGGCGAGGCGGTGTTCGCGGTATTGCTGTTCCGCAGCGGTCGTTGGACCGCCGGCCTGGCGATCGCCAACGCCGTCCTTGCCCTCGTGTTCGCGGTGCCGATCGTCTGGCTCGTCGCGCAGGACGCGCTGCTGAACCCGGCGTTCTTCGCCGCTGTCGCCGGTGAGGACGCCGCTGAGGTCGGCTCGATCGTGGGGATCGTGGTCGCCTGCACCGCCGCCGCGATCGCGGTGTGGGACATCGTCGACGGCATCATCAAGGCGGTGCGCGCTCGCCGCGGGTGAGAGCACTCGCGACCCGCAGGCGACCCCGGCGCGACCCGAGTCGTAGCCGAGCGAATCTAGGCTGGAGCAATGCTCACCGACACCCCCGTACGGCTCGGCGTCCAGCTCAAGCCGCAGCACGTCGCCTACACCGACATCCGCGACGCGGTGCTGCGCCTGGAAGAGATGGGCGTGGACATCCTCTTCAACTGGGATCACTTCTTCCCGCTGTCGGGTGACCCCGACGGCCTGCACCTCGAGTCGTGGACGATGCTCGCGGCGTGGGCCGAGCAGACCGAGCGCGTCGAGTTCGGCGCTCTCGTGAACTGCAACAGCTACCGCAACCCCGACCTGCAGGCCGACATGGCCCGCACGATCGATCACATCTCGGCCAAGGGCGGCGAGGGCCGGTTCATCTTCGGCACCGGATCCGGCTGGTTCGAACGCGACTACGACGAGTACGGGTACGACTTCGGCACCGCGGGATCGCGCCTGAATGACCTTGCCGGAGGCCTGGATCGCGTCACCGCTCGCTGGGACGTGCTGAACCCCCCGCCGACCCGCCGCATCCCGATCCTCATCGGGGGCAAGGGCGAGCAGAAGACGCTGCGCATCGTCGCCCGTCACGCGAACATCTGGCACAGCTTCGTCGGCGCCGACGAGCTGCCGCACAAGCTGTCGGTGATCGACGACTGGGCGCAGAAAGAGGGCCGCGACACCTCGGACCTGATCGTCTCGAACGAACTCGAGCGCCGCGATCAGCCGGACGCGGACGCCCTCCACGCCGCCGGGACCCGACTGTTCACCCTCGGCTTCGGTGGCCCGGACTGGGACTACGACCTCGTCCGGTCCTGGCTGCGGTGGCGCGACGAGAAGAACGGCTGACCGCCTCCTCGGGAGTGCGGGCTCTCCGCTGGCGCGGGCGCGCGCCGCGTAGGCTGGCCCGGTGAGCGTTTCCGAACTTTTCGACGAGGACGAGTGGATGCCGGCGCCCGGCGCTCCCGCGGACGAATACACCGACATCACCGCGCACGTGTCGACGGACGGGCGCATCGCGCGGATCGCGTTCCATCGGCCGGAGGTGCGCAACGCTTTCCGGCCGCACACGGTCGATGAGCTGTATCGAGCCTTGGACATCGCCCGGCAGGACCCGCGGATCGGCGTGGTGCTGCTGACCGGCAACGGTCCGAGCGCCAAGGACGGCGGATGGGCGTTCTGCTCGGGCGGCGATCAGCGGATCAGGGGTCGCGATGGCTACAGGTACGCCGGCGACGACGCCGCGATCGCCGATCCGGGGCGGTCGGGCCGCCTGCACATCCTCGAAGTCCAGCGTCTGATCCGCACGATGCCGAAGGTCGTGATCGCCGTGATCCCAGGCTGGGCGGCGGGCGGCGGGCATTCGCTTCATGTGGTCTGCGACTTGAGCATCGCCTCGGCCGAACACGGGCGGTTCAAGCAGACGGACGCCGATGTCGGGTCGTTCGACGCCGGTTACGGCTCGGCCTACTTCGCCCGCCAGATCGGGCAGAAGTTCGCCCGCGAAGTGTTCTTCCTCGCCGAGGAGTACTCGGCCCAGCGCGCGTACGAGATGGGGGCGGTCAACCGCGTCGTGCCGCACGCCGAACTCGAGCGCGAGGCGATCGCGACGGCGCGGACGATCCTCACGAAATCGCCGACGGCGATCCGGATGCTGAAATTCGCGTTCAACGCCGTCGACGACGGTCTCATGGGGCAGCAGGTCTTCGCAGGTGAGGCGACGCGCCTGGCATACGGCACCGACGAAGCGGTCGAGGGTCGGGACGCGTTCCTTCAGAAGCGGGAGCCCGACTGGTCGCCGTATCCGTGGCAGTACTGATGCGCGTGCGAGGTCTCGTGCATCCGGCCGGCTCGCGCACGCCGAGGCGGTCGTGAGACTCGAAGCACTGGTCGGCGACGACCCGCGCGACGTGCTCCGTGCGCTCAAGGGCGCGCTGCACGGCGCGGGCCCGGCGCTCGGGCTCGGCATGGTCAGCGATCTGCCCGCCGACGTGCGACCTGGCACCGCGGTCGTGGTGACGACCTCGGGTTCGACCGGCGTGCCCAAGAGCGTCCTGCTCAGCCGTGACGCCCTCACCGCGAGTGCGCTGGCCACCGCCGACCGCATCGGCGAAGGCGCGTGGCTGCTCGCGCTGCCGGCGAGCTACGTCGCCGGCATGCAGGTGCTCGTGCGTTCCATCGTCGCCGATCGTGAGCCCGCGGTGATGAGCGGGGCATTCACCGCGCAGGCCTTCACCGCGGCCGCCCTGATGATGGTGTCGACGGACCGCGGCATCCGGATTCCGACCTACACCTCCCTGGTGCCCGCGCAGCTGACGAAGCTGCTGGACGCGGCCGTGCACGATGGCACCGTCCTGGCGGCGCTGCGCTCGTTCGAGACGATCCTGATCGGCGGTCAGGCGCTGCCGGCCGTAACGCTCGAGCGAGCGGTGGATGCCGGTGTCCGCGTCACCCGCACCTACGGTTCGACCGAGACCAGCGGAGGATGCGTGTACGACGGACGACCACTGCGCGGCGTCTCGGTGCGGATCGCGGAGGGAGAGGTGCGCATCGCGGGTCCGACCCTCGCCGACGGATACCTCGGCGATCGCGACACGACGGACATCGTCTTCGTCCGCGATGACGCCGGCACGCGCTGGTATCGCACCGGCGACGCCGGCTTGATCGAAGACGATGTGCTCCGAGTCCGCGGCCGTATCGACAATGTGATCGTCTCCGGCGGCCTCAATGTCTCGCTGGACCGCGTGGAGCGGATCGTGCGGGGTATCGCCGGGCTGGAGTCTGCGGTCGTCGTCGGCGTTACCGACGCGCGCTGGGGCGAGGCATCCGTCGTCGTGGTCGCCCGCGGAGAGGCACTGCGCCGCAGCGAATCCGTGCAGCTCGAGGAAGCACGGGCCGCCGTCGCGGCGGAGATCGGCCCGCACGCCCGGCCCAAACGGCTGATCCTCGTGGACGATCTGGCCACCCTGCCCAGCGGCAAGCCCGACCGCGAGGCGATCAGGGCCGCGGTCAACGCGCTGCACTGAGTCGGAGGGCGTGCGGGCCTGGAACCGGACGCGGTTGGAAGCACTGAGCGTGTCTCGGCAGGGAGCCTCGGGGCGCGGCCGAGCGATCACCGCACTCGTCCTCGCCTACGCCAGTCTCGCGATCTGCTTCTTCACGACCCTGTTCCGGGTGATCACGATGGCCGTTCCGCGCTGACGGCGACGTGCCGGCGAGCGTTCATGCTCGTCGCGGACCTCAGGCAGCGGAGCGATCCCCGGTGTCGACGACGCAGAACCGATTGCCTTCGGTGTCCTCCAGCACGATCCAGTCCGCGTCCGGCGGATAGCGGTCCCAGTCCACGTCCCGCGCGCCGAGTCCCTTGAGCCGCTCGACCTCGGCTGCCTGATCGTCCGCGTACAGATCGAGATGGATGCGCGGCGGATAGTGCTGCGGATACC
This portion of the Microbacterium pygmaeum genome encodes:
- a CDS encoding YhgE/Pip domain-containing protein, with the protein product MTLPLERARSRRPVTWFTIVGVVLLPVLIGGILVAALYNPAERLDSMSAAIVNDDEPVTLDGQVVPLGRQLTAGLVEGSDEVESNLDWTISNTQDAAAGLADGTYQAVVTIPSNFSAAATSTAPGGTPEQATIEVNTPPDSKVVDDAITAQVTSAAASILGQQLSQVYLENVFLGFTTLGDQLGEAASGAHQLADGATQAAAGATALADGSTQLGSGATSLADGAGQLGTGLDTIAGGIRSASSGASQLAAGVNAGADTLAANGVVPAAVSGYSTDAAAQTITSATQAGALAASLGALSAQCAAGPDQTLCPAIDQAADDAAAAAQSAGAAATSAGYASGALSQFDTAATAEFASQFRTIGGSATSLAAGLDQLAGGTDQSASGARQLGSGAAQLSDGISQAGLGATSLAEGVTQLASGTSTLADGLDQASAAVPSYSDADATSLASVVSDPVTTDGVGSSLFGASAVPLLSTLALWFGGLGTFVALQAASRRALTSRAPSVALALRALVPAALLGAVQGLLVAGIVQIAASYDWGQWSVFAALCVVAGVAFAAVNQALVAVFGGAGRWLAALVGVLAVATGVVSTVPGVLSSIAGLMPTSPAYTGMLAALTDSSGLGAAIAGLAIWSVLAFLATTLAVARRRVASARDLLAASPVPA
- a CDS encoding MMPL family transporter, producing MSTLLYALGRWSYRHPWRVLMAWLLLLGIAGGGALTLGQGTDNTFSIPGTESQAGIEQLNRTFPQASGTSAQMIIVSADGAAIDQDPYLSDIQDTIAQFEDLDGILAVTDPFDEMVRGQVSDDGDAAIVRMQFDGQATDVPPGTKTALQEVATDLRDELPAGSQVSLGGDLFALSVPGVTLTEAVGLIIALLVLIVTFRSFVVAGLPLLTAILGVGLSISLIFLSTAFASISSTTPLLALMLGLAVGIDYALFIAARHQDQVRGGMDVEESAARATGTAGSAVVFAGVTVLIALVGLSFAGIPFLTTMGIAAAVAVAIAVLVAVTLTPAMLGFVKGRVAGRPKRVRPAKKDRSPRPGFASRWVGLVARHPVITTVTVVLTLGIMAIPAASLALALPNAGMLPEENEARQSYDLVAEEFGPGYNGPIILTGTIVTSTDPVGLMNDLADDVETLPGVEMVALASPNQTADTGIVQLIPTTAPDDPATADLVRELRDQHDRWLDEFGIDIQVTGFTAVAIDISDQLGAALLPFGIFVVGLSLILLTIVFRSIAVPIKAALGYLLSVAAAFGVVAAVFEWGWLADALHVTRTGPIISFMPIVLMGVLFGLAMDYEVFLVSRMREDYVHARKAGASKAEARATAIGAVRSGFTSSARVVTAAALIMFAVFAAFVPEGDASLKPIALGLAAGIVIDAFLVRMTLTPAVMALLGDRAWWLPKWLQRVLPHFDIEGEAVEREIALTDWPEPETTAAVVTEGVRVSAGDLRLVDEVALRVEPGSALVLTARDARGPRALLLALAGRAPLEGRARVAGHLLPGRQAWVRSHVGVALLDGSADPVRDLRRAAAGRPRILVVDGLDAVVGATRDQAAAVLRDAASATPALAVLTAATQTEAARDLLSDAGFPGTAVLDVSVRGALAPAGSDPSSHTPRTTEVSA
- a CDS encoding TetR/AcrR family transcriptional regulator, with the protein product MTDVLGATTRRREATRQKLLDAAAQLFAEEGLDAASVEAICERAGFTRGAFYSNFETKDELFLELCGRVARARVAAVRGRVAALEGDAQFPPLTADPLAIVRQILEVTADDRLGILLMSEIRINALRNPQLGAAYLAQDAELSEGVTQIVTDVAQAAGLKFRIPPAEAARLMLTVWESEATRGVMSGAEDAELSRRTSEGLARVAQLIIEPPLA
- a CDS encoding o-succinylbenzoate synthase, with protein sequence MSTDAAASLPPLADLLDRLVVVRLPLAARFRGIDVREAALLSGPEGWTEFSPFLEYDDAEAAPWLAAAIDFGWMPQPEALRDSIPVNATVPAVRPSAVAGILARFDGCRTAKVKVAELGQVLAEDVARVRAVREAMGVEGRIRIDANGGWNVDEAEHAIHALAEFDLEYVEQPCASVEELAELRARVKYMGIPIAADESVRKASDPLAVARAGAADLLVIKAQPLGGTHRALEIVAAAGLPAVVSSALDSSVGLSMGLSLAAALPELDYDCGLGTAALLTADVISPALAPIDGRLPVGRVTPVTALLAEHAASDERLEWWRARIGRCHALLADPRERSEIEVGRRAGRVG
- a CDS encoding PadR family transcriptional regulator, coding for MSETEALETHLQELRRGTVVLACLRMLAEPGYGYGLLEELQARGFDTDANTLYPLLRRLEKQGHLTSEWNTDEARPRKFYRTSAAGLRLAGALTTEFRALANAIDALPKD
- a CDS encoding permease prefix domain 1-containing protein; this encodes MTTATLTERYIHAATRSVPEKSRADLRAELEASIDDAIDARMASGDGRADAERAVLTEMGDPDRLAADYSDRPAFLIGPRYYFEWLRLVKLLFVIVLPLAVAGVALGQLIAGSTSGGIVVGGVIGSTVVAAMTIALHLAFWPTLIFAILERSDRSASPASRASAPWTQWSLDRLPEIRPKGIGTADLVASLVYVALMIGALLWDQFVGFVFIDGDGVPILDPALWSFWLPVLLVALLGEAVFAVLLFRSGRWTAGLAIANAVLALVFAVPIVWLVAQDALLNPAFFAAVAGEDAAEVGSIVGIVVACTAAAIAVWDIVDGIIKAVRARRG
- a CDS encoding LLM class F420-dependent oxidoreductase — translated: MLTDTPVRLGVQLKPQHVAYTDIRDAVLRLEEMGVDILFNWDHFFPLSGDPDGLHLESWTMLAAWAEQTERVEFGALVNCNSYRNPDLQADMARTIDHISAKGGEGRFIFGTGSGWFERDYDEYGYDFGTAGSRLNDLAGGLDRVTARWDVLNPPPTRRIPILIGGKGEQKTLRIVARHANIWHSFVGADELPHKLSVIDDWAQKEGRDTSDLIVSNELERRDQPDADALHAAGTRLFTLGFGGPDWDYDLVRSWLRWRDEKNG
- a CDS encoding 1,4-dihydroxy-2-naphthoyl-CoA synthase; this translates as MSVSELFDEDEWMPAPGAPADEYTDITAHVSTDGRIARIAFHRPEVRNAFRPHTVDELYRALDIARQDPRIGVVLLTGNGPSAKDGGWAFCSGGDQRIRGRDGYRYAGDDAAIADPGRSGRLHILEVQRLIRTMPKVVIAVIPGWAAGGGHSLHVVCDLSIASAEHGRFKQTDADVGSFDAGYGSAYFARQIGQKFAREVFFLAEEYSAQRAYEMGAVNRVVPHAELEREAIATARTILTKSPTAIRMLKFAFNAVDDGLMGQQVFAGEATRLAYGTDEAVEGRDAFLQKREPDWSPYPWQY
- a CDS encoding AMP-binding protein, translated to MRLEALVGDDPRDVLRALKGALHGAGPALGLGMVSDLPADVRPGTAVVVTTSGSTGVPKSVLLSRDALTASALATADRIGEGAWLLALPASYVAGMQVLVRSIVADREPAVMSGAFTAQAFTAAALMMVSTDRGIRIPTYTSLVPAQLTKLLDAAVHDGTVLAALRSFETILIGGQALPAVTLERAVDAGVRVTRTYGSTETSGGCVYDGRPLRGVSVRIAEGEVRIAGPTLADGYLGDRDTTDIVFVRDDAGTRWYRTGDAGLIEDDVLRVRGRIDNVIVSGGLNVSLDRVERIVRGIAGLESAVVVGVTDARWGEASVVVVARGEALRRSESVQLEEARAAVAAEIGPHARPKRLILVDDLATLPSGKPDREAIRAAVNALH
- a CDS encoding VOC family protein, translated to MLRIGTIVLTVEDIERAGDFWRAALGYVNRGEPSDDWVILDPPDKTSWDAPSAASIALSVTGYPQHYPPRIHLDLYADDQAAEVERLKGLGARDVDWDRYPPDADWIVLEDTEGNRFCVVDTGDRSAA